In Monomorium pharaonis isolate MP-MQ-018 chromosome 3, ASM1337386v2, whole genome shotgun sequence, a genomic segment contains:
- the LOC105834460 gene encoding mitochondrial fission regulator 2 isoform X3, with protein MGDIKYYGKRRSIIRRIGSFLPLKPPPKIYVSVTPLHLMTNSMINEETSNYVDTNGYPMRSDLLEPISFGSEVRLLALEQELQELREQISTIVKNNKMSKYASVASLPNGADDLKPMPPPPPPPPPFPLPLPLLPPTTPHIARRASLQDHKIEDRKKIPVDGQKSTGDMLRDIENVKLRPVARSPGGHPIRVRRENSPCNDLQEILRRRYIAMQSPNNRNSSANLAMDDSF; from the exons ATGggcgatattaaatattatggaAAGAGGAGAAGTATCATAAGGAGAATCGGATCTTTTTTACCATTAAAACCTCCACCAAAAATATATGTCAGTGTGACACCATTACATTTGATGACAAATTCGATGATTAATGAGGAAACTAGCAATTATGTTGATACGAATGGATATCCTATGag GTCTGATCTATTAGAACCAATTAGTTTTGGATCTGAAGTACGATTACTCGCACTAGAGCAAGAATTACAAGAGCTCAGGGAACAAATTTCAACAatcgtgaaaaataataaaatgtccaAAT ATGCATCTGTTGCGTCTCTGCCCAATGGAGCAGATGATCTAAAGCCAATGCCACCGCCACCTCCACCTCCACCGCCATTTCCACTTCCACTTCCACTTCTGCCACCTACAACACCGCATATTGCAAGAAGAGCTAGTTTACAAGATCACAAAATTGAAGATCGCAAGAAGATACCAGTGGATGGACAGAAATCGACGGGTGATATGTTGAGGGATatcgaaaatgtaaaattgagaCCAGTTGCAAg GTCTCCAGGTGGGCATCCTATACGAGTAAGACGTGAGAATAGTCCGTGTAATGATTTGCAAGAAATTTTACGAAGACGATATATTGCAATGCAATCTCCCAATAACAGGAATTCATCAGCTAATTTAGCTATGGACGATTCATTTTga
- the LOC105834460 gene encoding mitochondrial fission regulator 2 isoform X2, translated as MGDIKYYGKRRSIIRRIGSFLPLKPPPKIYVSVTPLHLMTNSMINEETSNYVDTNGYPMSRSDLLEPISFGSEVRLLALEQELQELREQISTIVKNNKMSKYASVASLPNGADDLKPMPPPPPPPPPFPLPLPLLPPTTPHIARRASLQDHKIEDRKKIPVDGQKSTGDMLRDIENVKLRPVARSPGGHPIRVRRENSPCNDLQEILRRRYIAMQSPNNRNSSANLAMDDSF; from the exons ATGggcgatattaaatattatggaAAGAGGAGAAGTATCATAAGGAGAATCGGATCTTTTTTACCATTAAAACCTCCACCAAAAATATATGTCAGTGTGACACCATTACATTTGATGACAAATTCGATGATTAATGAGGAAACTAGCAATTATGTTGATACGAATGGATATCCTATGag CAGGTCTGATCTATTAGAACCAATTAGTTTTGGATCTGAAGTACGATTACTCGCACTAGAGCAAGAATTACAAGAGCTCAGGGAACAAATTTCAACAatcgtgaaaaataataaaatgtccaAAT ATGCATCTGTTGCGTCTCTGCCCAATGGAGCAGATGATCTAAAGCCAATGCCACCGCCACCTCCACCTCCACCGCCATTTCCACTTCCACTTCCACTTCTGCCACCTACAACACCGCATATTGCAAGAAGAGCTAGTTTACAAGATCACAAAATTGAAGATCGCAAGAAGATACCAGTGGATGGACAGAAATCGACGGGTGATATGTTGAGGGATatcgaaaatgtaaaattgagaCCAGTTGCAAg GTCTCCAGGTGGGCATCCTATACGAGTAAGACGTGAGAATAGTCCGTGTAATGATTTGCAAGAAATTTTACGAAGACGATATATTGCAATGCAATCTCCCAATAACAGGAATTCATCAGCTAATTTAGCTATGGACGATTCATTTTga
- the LOC105834460 gene encoding mitochondrial fission regulator 2 isoform X1 codes for MGDIKYYGKRRSIIRRIGSFLPLKPPPKIYVSVTPLHLMTNSMINEETSNYVDTNGYPMSFSGSRSDLLEPISFGSEVRLLALEQELQELREQISTIVKNNKMSKYASVASLPNGADDLKPMPPPPPPPPPFPLPLPLLPPTTPHIARRASLQDHKIEDRKKIPVDGQKSTGDMLRDIENVKLRPVARSPGGHPIRVRRENSPCNDLQEILRRRYIAMQSPNNRNSSANLAMDDSF; via the exons ATGggcgatattaaatattatggaAAGAGGAGAAGTATCATAAGGAGAATCGGATCTTTTTTACCATTAAAACCTCCACCAAAAATATATGTCAGTGTGACACCATTACATTTGATGACAAATTCGATGATTAATGAGGAAACTAGCAATTATGTTGATACGAATGGATATCCTATGag CTTTTCTGGCAGCAGGTCTGATCTATTAGAACCAATTAGTTTTGGATCTGAAGTACGATTACTCGCACTAGAGCAAGAATTACAAGAGCTCAGGGAACAAATTTCAACAatcgtgaaaaataataaaatgtccaAAT ATGCATCTGTTGCGTCTCTGCCCAATGGAGCAGATGATCTAAAGCCAATGCCACCGCCACCTCCACCTCCACCGCCATTTCCACTTCCACTTCCACTTCTGCCACCTACAACACCGCATATTGCAAGAAGAGCTAGTTTACAAGATCACAAAATTGAAGATCGCAAGAAGATACCAGTGGATGGACAGAAATCGACGGGTGATATGTTGAGGGATatcgaaaatgtaaaattgagaCCAGTTGCAAg GTCTCCAGGTGGGCATCCTATACGAGTAAGACGTGAGAATAGTCCGTGTAATGATTTGCAAGAAATTTTACGAAGACGATATATTGCAATGCAATCTCCCAATAACAGGAATTCATCAGCTAATTTAGCTATGGACGATTCATTTTga